GTGCGCGGGATCAGAGCCGGGTCGGTGGGCGGCGCAGCGACCAACGCGATTCCCGTCGACGCCGAAGTCTCGATGGACTTCCGGCTCGTGCCTAACCAGAAACCGGACACCGTGCGCGCGCAGCTCGAGGCGTTTCTCCACGCGACCGGATGGACCATCGTCACCGACACGCCCGACTCCGCCACGCGGCGCGCCCACGCAAAGATCATCAAGCTCGACTGGGACGTCGGCTATGCTGCCTTCCGCTCGAGCATGTCGTCGCCCGCCGCCCGCGCCGTGATCGCGGCCGCCGGACGCGCATCCGATCGGCCGGTCGCGGTCGTGCCGACGCTCGGCGGCAGCGTGCCGCTCTATGTCTTCGATGATCTCTTTCACGAGCCGCTGGTGGGTCTGCCGGTAGCGAACCACGACGACAATCAGCACGCGGCCAACGAGAACATTCGCCTCCAGAACATCTGGGACGGCATCGACGCCTACGCCGCCATGATCGGTGAGCTGAGGTGGTGACATCGTAGTCGGCGCCGCTGGGCGCAGAGTCGGTTTGTACCGACGGGTGTGACTCGACCGCCCGACTCGACGTCCTTTCGAGAGGACCGCTCTCGAATTCTCGCTCACGACTCGCCGGACACCAGTGCCCTCGTCACTCAACTGTCCCAACTGCGGCGCGCCCGCGCAGCCCGATGCCACGCAATGCGTCTATTGCGGCTCGCGCCTCGCGACGGTCGCATGCCCCGCGTGCATGGGATCCATGATCGTCGGCTCGCAGTTCTGTCCGCACTGCGGCGCGAAAGTCATCGATCCGAGCGCCGTCGGCGGACCAGTGCTCCATTGCCCGGGATGCAACGGCGACATGCCGGCGGTGCAAGTAGGGCCGACGACCATGCACCAGTGCTCCAAGTGTGGCAGCTCGTGGCTGTCGCCCGATGCCTTTACCGCACTCTGTACCGACAAGGATGCCCGCGGCCTCGTCGCCGCCGCGACAGGATGTTTGCCCGGCGCGACGCGCGTCGCGCCCGGCGCACCCGTCCGCTACGTCCACTGCCCCGACTGCGGGAAGGTGATGAACCGCGTCAACTTTGCGCATTCGTCGGGCATCGTCATCGACGTCTGCAAGACGCACGGCGTGTGGTTCGA
This genomic window from Gemmatimonadaceae bacterium contains:
- a CDS encoding zinc ribbon domain-containing protein, with product MPSSLNCPNCGAPAQPDATQCVYCGSRLATVACPACMGSMIVGSQFCPHCGAKVIDPSAVGGPVLHCPGCNGDMPAVQVGPTTMHQCSKCGSSWLSPDAFTALCTDKDARGLVAAATGCLPGATRVAPGAPVRYVHCPDCGKVMNRVNFAHSSGIVIDVCKTHGVWFEKDELRGVLDFIAKGGMQQMRQNDDAQRALEQRALGFVDPGLLRAGAASALGVRSITVNVQAGGQAVTLRSLLDAIFH